In the Candidatus Neomarinimicrobiota bacterium genome, one interval contains:
- a CDS encoding polysaccharide pyruvyl transferase family protein, whose translation MTLKVVIMGARLNSNLGGPSLYVSTEKAIRNYREDVEFKYFTQAGEYAKDQQEQHLYGADVLPLEENFLALGGLFYRIIRFFPFTAYKKSHLALKDADVIVDVWGIMFTDFLGKNTLINRFREGLRLLLGKIYGIPVVKATAALGPFNLKWNRRLAYFYLKHCVNKVMTRDEKSFNELKKIGVVTDVYLTADTAFLLPFEEIPPLFSGTSKGNVLVSVSHQATSRATDEQSYLDIISKFIKQVIDTYEISVTLLPNAIVPEDNDLRIAQKINDLVASEKCILIDPTGLTAMQIKGVVAQSSVVVASRYHTVIAALSLEKPTISIGWHHKYRGVLGLFGMEEWDMPVDKLELDSLQQKFDELWKQRTALSKTIALKLPEVKKDIYDTFKQVLSSVLEK comes from the coding sequence GTGACTTTAAAAGTTGTGATAATGGGAGCTAGATTAAATTCCAATTTGGGTGGTCCATCACTTTATGTGAGTACTGAAAAGGCCATTCGAAACTACCGTGAGGATGTGGAATTTAAATATTTCACCCAGGCTGGAGAATATGCAAAAGACCAACAAGAACAGCACCTCTATGGGGCAGACGTACTTCCCCTGGAAGAAAACTTTCTCGCTCTTGGTGGATTGTTCTACAGAATAATTAGATTTTTCCCATTTACCGCCTATAAAAAATCCCATTTGGCCCTTAAAGATGCCGATGTCATAGTAGATGTCTGGGGAATCATGTTTACAGATTTCCTGGGAAAGAATACCTTAATCAATCGTTTCAGAGAAGGCCTGAGATTGCTCCTGGGAAAGATTTATGGCATTCCAGTGGTTAAAGCAACAGCTGCGCTGGGACCCTTTAATTTGAAGTGGAATAGACGACTTGCATACTTCTACCTGAAGCATTGTGTTAACAAAGTCATGACACGCGATGAGAAGTCCTTCAATGAACTGAAAAAGATTGGCGTTGTGACAGATGTATACCTCACAGCAGATACAGCATTTTTACTCCCTTTCGAAGAGATTCCACCACTATTCTCTGGTACATCAAAGGGCAATGTGCTGGTCTCGGTGAGTCATCAAGCTACCAGTAGAGCAACTGATGAACAATCCTACCTGGACATTATTTCAAAATTTATCAAGCAGGTAATAGACACATATGAAATCAGCGTTACCCTGTTGCCAAATGCCATTGTACCTGAAGATAATGATTTAAGGATCGCACAAAAAATTAACGATCTGGTTGCCAGTGAGAAATGCATACTTATCGATCCCACAGGTCTAACTGCCATGCAAATAAAGGGGGTTGTAGCGCAATCCAGTGTGGTGGTTGCCTCCAGATATCATACTGTCATTGCAGCACTCTCACTTGAGAAACCAACGATCTCCATTGGTTGGCATCATAAATATCGAGGTGTTCTGGGACTGTTTGGTATGGAGGAATGGGATATGCCCGTCGATAAACTTGAGCTGGACTCCCTCCAACAAAAATTTGATGAGCTCTGGAAACAACGCACTGCGCTATCCAAGACCATCGCTCTAAAGTTGCCCGAGGTCAAAAAAGATATCTATGACACTTTCAAACAGGTTTTGTCTTCAGTGCTTGAAAAATAG
- a CDS encoding AAC(3) family N-acetyltransferase, producing MNQITKLIPLSIRKSIRPLYSSLRSIVRNLRRARMDASSLADLKSDLAAARFGAGDILMVHSAMSQVGNVDGGAGTIIKSFLETVEPSGTLLMPAYGSAADVEEGMKTGSIIDLRTQKSHMGKITEVFRTWPGVIRSSHPFSSVCAIGKQMDYMLSDHWKDPNISHTDSPLGRIVELDAQIVGIGVTIAVGMAVSHVIEDTDETFPIEVHSPIFEAKYIDSNGDSVRRDITRFDPEVSKTRIGSPNTEWINEMLTQHFSAIGLMRQFKFGNAASWVMHAAPVFKELERLAKKGITIYLTESQWKEMNRGNPSIDSWQA from the coding sequence ATGAATCAGATCACTAAGCTCATCCCTCTATCTATTCGCAAATCCATTCGCCCGTTGTATAGTTCTTTACGGTCTATTGTGCGGAATCTACGCAGAGCCCGGATGGATGCATCATCGCTTGCCGATTTAAAATCCGACCTTGCTGCAGCACGATTTGGAGCAGGTGATATTTTAATGGTCCACTCAGCCATGTCACAAGTTGGCAATGTGGATGGTGGTGCAGGAACCATTATTAAAAGTTTTCTGGAAACCGTTGAACCTTCTGGCACCCTTTTGATGCCTGCATATGGATCAGCAGCTGACGTTGAAGAAGGCATGAAAACTGGGAGCATTATCGACCTGCGCACACAGAAATCACATATGGGAAAAATTACTGAAGTTTTCAGGACCTGGCCAGGTGTCATAAGAAGCTCTCACCCTTTTTCCTCAGTATGTGCAATCGGCAAGCAAATGGACTATATGCTTTCAGATCATTGGAAAGATCCAAATATCAGTCATACAGATTCACCCCTGGGGAGAATCGTTGAATTGGATGCCCAGATTGTTGGTATAGGGGTAACAATTGCAGTGGGTATGGCAGTTTCACATGTGATAGAGGATACTGATGAGACATTCCCAATTGAAGTCCACTCCCCTATTTTTGAAGCAAAATATATTGACTCAAATGGGGATTCGGTTAGGCGTGATATTACCCGATTTGATCCTGAGGTATCTAAAACACGTATTGGCAGTCCAAATACGGAGTGGATAAACGAAATGCTCACCCAACATTTTTCAGCAATTGGTCTTATGCGACAATTTAAATTTGGCAATGCAGCTTCATGGGTGATGCATGCAGCTCCTGTGTTTAAGGAGCTAGAAAGATTAGCCAAAAAAGGTATTACGATTTATCTCACAGAATCTCAATGGAAAGAGATGAATAGAGGGAATCCCTCTATTGACTCCTGGCAAGCTTAG
- a CDS encoding ketoacyl-ACP synthase III, with translation MKQFVRAVKITGTGSYLPEKIITNEYLESKIDTNAAWIYENLGIKERRIAAENQATSDLASKAALNAIENAGLKVTDIDLIIVATATPDRLAPSTAAIVQDKIQAYNAVAFDISAVCSGFLYAMSVASQYIATSVYDNVLVIGADTFSRITDWTRRDAVFFGDGAGAAIFSHGDVDEGFLAFRLYTDGRGKWNYTIPAGGSEIPSTHESVEQGLHYFQMNGREVYNTGTKVLPIAINQVLADTGLTIDDIDYMIPHQPSIKILQKTAEILKLPWEKVLTNMDKYANTSGGTIPILLDESNRSGKLHGGSTLLFAAVGSGWTYGASILRWS, from the coding sequence ATGAAACAATTCGTTAGAGCCGTAAAAATTACTGGTACCGGGTCATATCTCCCTGAAAAAATAATTACCAACGAGTATCTGGAATCCAAAATAGACACCAATGCTGCATGGATATATGAGAATCTGGGCATTAAAGAAAGACGGATCGCAGCAGAAAATCAGGCAACCAGTGATTTGGCCTCAAAAGCCGCCCTCAATGCCATTGAAAATGCTGGTCTTAAGGTAACGGACATAGATTTAATCATCGTTGCAACAGCGACACCAGATCGACTTGCTCCATCAACTGCAGCCATCGTGCAGGATAAGATACAGGCCTATAATGCCGTTGCATTTGATATTTCCGCAGTGTGCAGTGGTTTCTTATATGCAATGTCAGTTGCCTCCCAATATATCGCCACAAGTGTTTATGATAATGTTCTGGTTATCGGTGCAGATACCTTCTCCAGAATTACGGACTGGACCAGGCGCGATGCTGTTTTTTTTGGTGACGGTGCTGGAGCAGCAATTTTTTCTCATGGAGATGTGGATGAAGGCTTCCTGGCATTTCGACTGTATACTGATGGCAGGGGAAAATGGAACTATACGATTCCTGCAGGAGGATCAGAAATACCATCCACTCACGAAAGTGTGGAGCAAGGGCTGCATTATTTCCAGATGAACGGCCGCGAGGTATACAATACGGGCACCAAGGTTCTGCCAATTGCCATCAATCAGGTGCTTGCGGATACCGGACTTACCATTGATGATATCGACTATATGATTCCACATCAACCCTCAATTAAAATCTTGCAAAAAACTGCAGAAATTTTAAAACTTCCCTGGGAAAAGGTTTTGACCAACATGGATAAATACGCCAACACAAGTGGTGGTACGATTCCCATTCTTCTGGATGAATCAAATCGTAGTGGCAAGCTCCATGGTGGAAGTACCTTACTATTTGCTGCTGTTGGTTCTGGTTGGACCTATGGCGCTTCAATATTACGCTGGTCATAA
- a CDS encoding SDR family oxidoreductase: protein MIIITGASKGIGKYLLETYLDRGDEPIIGTYLSTVPQHRVDNFVRIDVCDSTQVVEFVEKIAESANHLTLINCAGISYNAYTHKSDPDEWKKVVETNLFGSYHFIRALLPLMRDQKYGRVINFSSVVAVKPTPGISAYSASKSALWGMTKSLAIENASLNVTINNINLGYSELGMINTVPEEYRKKITAQIPAGFLCEPQDILSTVEYLRNTKYITGSSIDLSGGLV from the coding sequence ATGATTATTATTACCGGGGCATCAAAGGGGATAGGCAAATACTTGCTTGAGACATATCTGGACAGGGGAGATGAGCCAATTATTGGAACATACCTTAGTACTGTACCTCAACATCGTGTGGACAATTTTGTTCGAATTGATGTCTGCGATTCTACTCAGGTAGTTGAATTTGTTGAAAAAATAGCAGAGTCTGCCAATCACCTCACCCTGATTAATTGTGCAGGAATTTCATACAACGCTTACACACATAAAAGTGATCCTGATGAATGGAAAAAGGTGGTAGAGACCAATTTGTTTGGCAGCTACCACTTTATAAGGGCTTTGTTGCCCCTAATGCGTGATCAAAAATATGGTAGGGTGATTAACTTTTCATCCGTGGTGGCCGTTAAACCTACCCCTGGTATCAGTGCGTATTCTGCATCCAAATCCGCCCTTTGGGGTATGACAAAATCTTTGGCTATTGAGAATGCTTCGCTCAATGTAACCATCAATAACATAAATTTGGGTTATTCAGAACTCGGTATGATCAATACTGTCCCGGAAGAGTACAGGAAGAAAATTACTGCTCAAATACCAGCAGGCTTCTTATGTGAACCCCAGGATATTCTCTCAACGGTGGAGTATCTGAGAAATACAAAATATATAACAGGGTCATCTATAGATTTAAGCGGCGGACTGGTATAG
- a CDS encoding Coenzyme F420 hydrogenase/dehydrogenase, beta subunit C-terminal domain, which produces MFIPIIDESICDFCEESKVGKCVIVCPGVEVNFTKLSQKFIEGTKHSPILGNYDKCYYSHAMDHDVRFTSSSGGVVTSLLIFALEQKLIEGVAVITMDTGLEPRGVIARTSEEVRAAAGSKYCPAHLGDALTEIANSEGRYAVVGLPCHLHGVRKLEKINPRLKSKILYHFGLYCANTNSFHGTEYFLKKNEINPEDVSQLRYRGMGWPGMFSLKMKNGEKKTIKRGTTEKDKKRRAVFSSAFHYDFQLPRCFTCNDLTAELADISFADPWNKKFIAKEKVGKSMLVVRNKIGDELLKLAVKMGAIALEEADPEEVARSQNVDFKNGAQSRLKALNFLGKATPHYIGKEQTTHFRYMWNLGFHIMSFIPKNRTTLKFLPLVQFSRRVLLKLGNLL; this is translated from the coding sequence ATGTTTATACCAATTATTGACGAGTCCATTTGTGATTTTTGCGAGGAATCAAAAGTTGGTAAATGTGTTATCGTATGCCCTGGAGTAGAGGTTAATTTTACTAAACTATCCCAGAAATTTATTGAGGGCACCAAACATTCACCCATTCTTGGGAATTATGACAAATGTTATTACTCCCATGCCATGGATCATGACGTAAGATTTACATCCAGCTCTGGCGGTGTTGTCACATCTCTGCTTATTTTTGCCCTGGAACAGAAGCTCATTGAGGGTGTGGCCGTAATTACCATGGATACTGGTTTAGAGCCACGCGGGGTTATCGCTAGAACCAGTGAAGAAGTTAGAGCGGCGGCAGGTTCTAAATATTGCCCGGCCCACCTGGGTGATGCCCTCACAGAGATCGCGAATTCAGAAGGTCGATATGCCGTAGTAGGACTACCCTGTCACCTGCACGGCGTGCGAAAACTTGAGAAAATCAACCCACGCCTCAAAAGCAAAATTCTCTATCATTTTGGCTTATACTGCGCAAATACCAATTCCTTTCATGGCACTGAATATTTCTTAAAAAAGAATGAAATAAATCCTGAGGATGTCTCCCAATTGCGTTATCGGGGCATGGGATGGCCAGGGATGTTTTCTTTGAAAATGAAAAACGGCGAGAAGAAAACCATCAAAAGAGGAACCACTGAAAAAGATAAAAAGCGACGTGCTGTATTTTCCTCTGCTTTTCACTATGATTTTCAATTACCCCGCTGCTTTACCTGTAATGATCTCACAGCCGAATTAGCAGACATTTCTTTTGCTGACCCCTGGAATAAAAAATTTATTGCCAAAGAAAAAGTGGGCAAATCCATGCTGGTGGTAAGGAATAAAATCGGGGACGAATTGTTGAAGCTTGCCGTAAAAATGGGTGCAATTGCCCTGGAAGAAGCCGATCCAGAGGAAGTCGCCAGAAGTCAGAATGTGGATTTTAAAAATGGGGCTCAATCCCGGTTAAAGGCACTCAACTTTCTCGGGAAAGCCACCCCTCACTACATCGGGAAAGAACAGACCACCCACTTTCGCTATATGTGGAACCTTGGTTTTCACATTATGAGTTTTATCCCAAAGAATAGAACGACGCTTAAATTCCTTCCACTGGTGCAGTTCAGTCGAAGGGTGTTACTTAAATTAGGAAATCTTTTATAA
- a CDS encoding oligosaccharide flippase family protein — translation MKSSFNKNVLTLATGVSIGQAIPLLISPILTRIYSPEDFGILALFLSIATLISVISSGRYEQAIMLPDTDEEAMHLTVISWTLAAISSVLMLLAIILFHPIIMNTINNQALTTYIYFTPLLTFILATFNILNILATRLNAFSLLSKVSVIKSMVNGSVQLIAGTLKGDALGLILGQILGSLTQIVALFTNLRGRMLRLSFPALSSTKILLKRYKRFPQFSVAAVLSNTLTQNVLNISISSIFSIALLGYYSFANRILILPMSFLGNSIGQVFFQEATSEKNETGSAQKTLKSTFWKLSLLSIVGFGFLHFIIQDLFVIVFGQNWAQAGLYARYLIPMMAAKFVVSPLSAINNIFNKQYISLAWQVGFLTLTVISLGMVDYFDLAFSTFINIYALVMAVYYLLMLPFIFTFARGSNIPKST, via the coding sequence GTGAAATCAAGTTTTAACAAAAATGTCCTGACCCTTGCAACTGGGGTCAGTATCGGGCAAGCAATCCCACTTTTAATCAGCCCTATTTTAACCCGGATATACAGCCCTGAAGATTTCGGTATTCTGGCACTTTTCCTTTCTATTGCAACCTTGATATCTGTCATATCTAGCGGCAGATATGAGCAAGCCATAATGTTGCCCGATACAGATGAAGAGGCCATGCATCTGACTGTTATATCATGGACATTAGCGGCGATTAGTAGTGTCCTTATGCTACTGGCTATTATTCTCTTTCATCCTATAATAATGAATACCATTAACAATCAGGCATTGACTACCTATATCTATTTTACGCCACTTCTGACCTTTATTCTGGCAACATTTAATATCTTAAACATCCTGGCCACCCGACTTAATGCGTTTTCCCTTCTATCAAAAGTCTCAGTTATTAAATCAATGGTCAATGGTAGTGTTCAGCTGATTGCAGGTACCTTGAAGGGCGATGCGTTGGGCCTAATTCTTGGCCAAATACTGGGAAGCCTGACTCAAATTGTAGCGCTATTCACCAATCTCAGGGGACGCATGCTTCGGCTCTCTTTCCCAGCGCTGAGTTCAACAAAAATATTGCTAAAAAGATATAAACGATTCCCTCAGTTTTCAGTGGCCGCCGTCCTTTCAAACACGTTGACTCAAAATGTGCTGAATATTTCAATTTCATCAATATTCTCCATAGCTTTGCTTGGGTATTATTCTTTTGCCAATCGCATCCTGATCCTACCCATGAGTTTTCTGGGCAATTCAATCGGTCAGGTGTTTTTCCAGGAGGCCACTAGCGAGAAGAATGAAACAGGCAGCGCTCAAAAAACACTAAAATCAACCTTCTGGAAATTATCCTTGCTCAGTATTGTAGGATTTGGATTCCTGCATTTCATCATTCAGGATTTGTTTGTAATCGTGTTTGGCCAAAATTGGGCACAGGCTGGATTGTATGCCAGGTACCTGATTCCTATGATGGCAGCAAAATTTGTGGTTTCCCCATTAAGCGCTATCAATAATATATTCAATAAGCAGTACATATCTCTGGCCTGGCAGGTTGGATTTTTAACTTTGACCGTCATCTCTCTGGGAATGGTTGACTACTTTGACCTTGCATTTTCCACCTTTATTAATATTTATGCCCTTGTTATGGCTGTATATTATTTACTGATGCTACCCTTTATCTTCACCTTCGCGAGGGGATCAAATATCCCGAAAAGTACCTGA
- a CDS encoding glycosyltransferase, with amino-acid sequence MQKVDAPMKRLIWFSEIKWDYLVTRKQQILNRFPADIKILFIEPFVLGKRQHWFPKRHGNITVITVPFLKTIPQPLISSLLNFRPVRWVFGIAGALYFKFISGLLGFSGRNRVIGLSSVFWGKVAARQRATLHFYDANDAHLDFPGNPSWLEEYLKTYLSVADLCFSVSPEISNSIESLGAQNIHLLGNGVDFEHFSTLQPRPDRLKSITKPILGYAGAMDWLDSELIREVCRAYTDHEIILIGPEIRPGWFENQPAFKGLDNLSYLGKVSYQDLPAYVQTFNIALIPFVVDELTRPLNPNKLYEYSAAGKAVVSMNYSSTIEALREIIFVGRSHAEFVSQIRSASENHQPELSLDLARGNSWDEISLNMQRTIQRELSRKQA; translated from the coding sequence GTGCAGAAAGTTGATGCTCCCATGAAACGCTTGATCTGGTTCTCTGAAATCAAGTGGGACTATCTGGTCACCAGGAAACAACAGATTCTAAATCGTTTCCCTGCGGATATAAAAATTCTGTTCATTGAACCCTTCGTTTTAGGGAAGCGTCAACACTGGTTTCCCAAACGACATGGAAACATTACTGTAATAACCGTACCATTTTTAAAAACCATTCCTCAACCCCTTATATCAAGTCTTTTAAATTTCAGACCTGTGCGGTGGGTATTCGGGATAGCAGGAGCTCTCTATTTTAAGTTCATCTCAGGCTTACTGGGATTCTCTGGCCGTAACCGCGTCATTGGTCTCAGTTCTGTTTTCTGGGGTAAGGTTGCAGCCAGGCAAAGAGCAACTCTGCATTTCTATGATGCCAATGATGCCCATCTTGATTTCCCAGGAAATCCAAGCTGGTTAGAAGAATATCTGAAGACCTATCTTAGTGTAGCTGATCTCTGCTTCTCTGTGAGTCCCGAAATCAGTAATAGCATTGAGAGTTTGGGAGCCCAAAATATTCACTTGCTGGGGAATGGGGTGGACTTTGAGCATTTCTCTACATTGCAACCTCGACCAGATCGCCTCAAAAGTATTACCAAACCCATTCTTGGGTATGCCGGAGCCATGGATTGGCTGGACTCGGAATTAATTCGAGAGGTTTGCAGAGCATATACCGATCATGAAATTATCCTCATTGGGCCTGAAATCCGACCGGGATGGTTTGAAAATCAGCCAGCATTTAAAGGACTGGACAACCTATCCTATCTGGGGAAGGTCAGTTATCAGGATTTACCCGCCTATGTACAGACATTTAATATTGCCCTCATCCCATTTGTGGTTGATGAATTAACCAGACCGTTGAATCCGAATAAACTTTATGAGTACAGTGCTGCTGGAAAAGCAGTGGTTTCCATGAATTATTCATCCACAATTGAGGCCTTACGTGAGATCATCTTTGTAGGGAGATCACATGCTGAATTTGTTTCGCAGATACGATCTGCCTCTGAGAACCATCAACCAGAACTATCGCTAGATTTGGCCAGGGGAAATAGTTGGGATGAGATTTCTCTGAATATGCAAAGGACCATTCAAAGAGAACTGTCGAGGAAACAGGCGTGA
- a CDS encoding glycosyltransferase family 2 protein, with amino-acid sequence MPEPRICILVLNWNGADDTIGCVQSLQKVTYSNAEIVVIDNGSTDDSVPRIQKQFSDVKIIELESNLFYGGGNNAGLEWAQKHGFEYVIFLNNDTTVEPDFLEPLLAGFDYSKAVGMVAPLMCYSAVPDIIWYGGGNINLWTGVVEHRYIRKNVSTLEGNPKITDYITGCCLMMPTKLAVELGGFDLSFKMYGEDVDLSLRTRAAGYELLFVPESKIYHKVSASIGGEFAFSKLKRKLDGLLRIIATHAKWYQWATILVSQILLSFKYAFIYLKNRTANGNSTSAES; translated from the coding sequence ATGCCTGAACCAAGGATTTGTATTCTCGTCCTGAATTGGAATGGGGCAGATGACACCATAGGGTGTGTTCAATCACTACAAAAGGTGACCTATTCCAATGCTGAAATCGTCGTTATTGACAATGGATCCACTGATGATTCAGTCCCACGCATTCAGAAGCAGTTTAGTGACGTTAAAATCATTGAGCTTGAGTCAAATTTGTTCTATGGAGGCGGAAATAATGCTGGCCTTGAATGGGCTCAAAAACATGGTTTTGAGTACGTCATCTTTTTGAATAATGACACGACGGTGGAACCCGATTTTCTTGAACCGTTGCTGGCAGGATTTGATTATTCAAAAGCAGTTGGTATGGTGGCACCGCTTATGTGCTATTCTGCGGTACCAGATATCATTTGGTATGGTGGGGGAAACATCAACTTGTGGACGGGAGTTGTAGAGCATCGATATATTAGAAAAAATGTGTCAACTCTTGAGGGTAATCCTAAGATAACAGATTACATCACGGGTTGCTGTCTGATGATGCCAACCAAATTAGCTGTTGAACTGGGTGGATTTGATCTATCATTCAAGATGTATGGGGAGGACGTGGATCTTTCACTGCGAACCAGAGCAGCCGGATATGAGCTATTGTTTGTACCTGAGAGCAAAATATATCATAAGGTTTCAGCATCTATCGGTGGTGAATTTGCATTCTCTAAATTGAAAAGAAAACTTGATGGTTTATTAAGAATTATTGCTACGCATGCAAAATGGTACCAGTGGGCTACGATCCTAGTCTCTCAAATTCTTCTCAGCTTTAAATATGCGTTCATTTATCTAAAAAATCGAACAGCTAATGGAAACAGTACCAGTGCAGAAAGTTGA